From one Thalassospira lucentensis genomic stretch:
- the map gene encoding type I methionyl aminopeptidase, whose translation MANGKVKLHGPEAFEGMRAAGRLAAEVLDYITPFVVPGETTGRLDQLCDEYIRDHNAVSACLGYRGFPKSICTSINHVVCHGIPGDKKLMNGDIMNIDVTVILDGWYGDTSRMYIAGTPKVMAQRLVDVTYEALWRGINAVKPGATLGDIGYAIQSYAESERFSVVRDFCGHGLGQVFHDAPNVLHYGRPGEGLVLEPGMIFTIEPMINQGTYTCKILPDGWTAVTRDRKLSAQFEHSLGVTDDGFEIFTRSPAGLEKPPYDISAAAE comes from the coding sequence GTGGCGAACGGAAAAGTAAAACTGCACGGACCCGAAGCATTCGAGGGGATGCGCGCCGCCGGACGGCTGGCTGCGGAAGTGCTCGATTACATTACACCTTTCGTTGTCCCGGGCGAAACGACCGGCAGGCTTGACCAATTGTGCGATGAATATATTCGCGACCATAATGCGGTTTCGGCCTGCCTTGGATATCGCGGTTTTCCGAAATCGATTTGCACCTCAATCAATCATGTTGTCTGTCACGGGATCCCCGGCGACAAGAAACTGATGAATGGCGACATCATGAATATCGATGTCACCGTCATTCTTGATGGCTGGTATGGCGATACATCGCGCATGTATATCGCAGGCACGCCCAAGGTAATGGCGCAGCGCCTTGTCGATGTGACCTATGAAGCATTGTGGCGCGGCATCAATGCCGTCAAGCCGGGGGCGACCCTTGGCGATATCGGTTATGCGATCCAGAGCTATGCCGAAAGCGAACGTTTTTCGGTTGTGCGCGATTTCTGCGGTCACGGGCTGGGTCAGGTTTTCCACGATGCGCCAAATGTCCTGCATTATGGCCGCCCAGGCGAAGGACTGGTTCTGGAACCCGGCATGATTTTCACCATAGAGCCGATGATCAATCAGGGTACCTATACCTGCAAAATCCTGCCTGATGGCTGGACCGCTGTAACGCGGGACCGCAAACTGTCCGCACAGTTTGAACATTCGCTTGGCGTGACCGATGA